The Hippocampus zosterae strain Florida chromosome 20, ASM2543408v3, whole genome shotgun sequence genome contains a region encoding:
- the LOC127593074 gene encoding uncharacterized protein LOC127593074, producing the protein MHGGFHPKSSTLRLYASRKEGGRGLVSVRATVQDETSKLHEYIKEKAPTDDVLRECLRQWGTEDEVLEEGPSWEDKPLHGMYHRTITEVADLKKSYQWLERAGLKDSTEALILAAQEQALSTRAIEAQIYHTRQDPRCRLCKEAPETIQHITAGCKMLAGKAYMERHNQVAGIVYRNICAEYGLETPRSKWETPPKVVENDRAKILWDFQIQTDKMVMANQPDIVIIDKGQRKAVVVDVAVPSDGNIRKKEHEKLEKYQGLREELERAWKVKVTVVPVVVGALGAVTPKLDEWLQQIPGTTSDISVQKCAVLGTARILRRTLKLPGLW; encoded by the coding sequence atgcatggagggttccatcccaaatccagcaccctgagactgtacgcaagccgaaaggaaggaggccggggactagtgagtgtgagagccactgtccaggatgaaacatccaagctccatgaatacatcaaggagaaggctccaacggatgacgtactcagagaatgtctcagacaatggggaacagaagatgaggtgctggaagagggaccatcatgggaggacaagcccctacacgggatgtaccaccggaccataactgaagtggctgatctcaagaagtcctatcagtggctagagagggctggcctgaaggacagcacagaggcactcatcctggctgctcaggagcaggccttgagcaccagagcaatcgaggcccagatataccacaccagacaagacccaaggtgtaggttgtgcaaagaggcacctgagacgatccaacacataactgcagggtgtaagatgctggcagggaaagcctacatggaacgccataaccaggtggctggcatagtctaccgaaacatctgtgcggagtatggactggaaaccccaaggtcaaaatgggaaacacctccgaaggtggtggagaatgacagagcgaagatcctgtgggacttccagatccagactgacaagatggtaatggcgaaccaaccagatatcgtgatcatagataaagggcagaggaaagccgttgtagtggatgtagcggtcccaagtgatggaaacatcaggaagaaggaacatgagaaactcgagaaataccaagggctcagagaggagctggagagagcctggaaggtaaaggtgacagtcgtgcctgtggtggtcggagcacttggggcagtgacccccaaactagatgagtggctgcaacagatcccgggaacaacatcggacatctcagtccagaaatgtgcagtgctgggaacagcaaggatactgcgcagaaccctcaagcttcctggcctctggtag